The stretch of DNA CCTTTTCGATCAAATCATATATTCTATATCTTGTTCTTGAACGATGAGATTTGTAATCCGAGATTTGATTTTCAAGAACAGATCAAGAAACTGAAGGAAATGTTAGCAAAACATGGTGCGTTGGTACTGATCAATGTAGTCTCGGTCGGGTTAAAGGTCTGGATGAATGGTAGCTGTTGGCCTCGTTTGGTCAGATTTCAAGAAACGCGGTGCGAAATTCATCTGAGGATGGTAATGTGAACGATTTGATCTCTAAAGAAATGCTGAGCGAGTTACCTTGAGTTGGATTATTAACCATGAAGAAAGCCAAGTTTAAGTCGTGGGGGGAGTAGCGTTAGTCGCTCTCGAAGGCGCAACATTTACCTGGACATATTTGTTCAAGTTATAGATGTGTATGTAACTCATCTATTGATTTTTATACTTAGGTAGGATTTCAGGAGTGAACAGTATCTGTATCCATTTGTCTCAATGGCTTAAGACTTGTAAAAGTATAACCAAATGTGGACAAAGTCAAATATTAATAATGTTTCCCACAAGCtttcaacatttatttaatGCTTGACATATGGATAAAATGGAATCTACCAAGTAATTTACAACCTATATATCTAGATGACTCTTTCTACAATAATATCATGGAAATCAAAATGTTGAAAGATTCAAGAACAAAAAGCAAAATTGGTAGTCAAGTTAATAAGAGGAATCCTGCATTAGCTTTACAAATTCCTCAAAATCAATCTTCCCATCACCATTACAGTCAAAAGCCATTATCATTCTTTGGTAATCTTCTCTAGAGAATCTCATGAATCCCATTGAGTTTATGACTTTCTCCAATTCATTTGCATCTATGAAACCATCATTGTTTGCATCAAATATGTTAAATGCTTCTCTCACTTCATCCAAACAAGGTTGGACTTTATCAAACACACTTCCAACCTCAATATTTGACCCTTGTCTTATCATTTTATTGCGTTTGTTTCCCTTTCTAGCACCGGAGTCCAGTCCCAGTTTCTCGAAGATTATTTCGACATCTTCGAAGTTCACGCTCGTTGGTGCGTCGACGTGGGCAACTATTGTTTGCTCGAAACAAGATTCTGTAGTTAGAATATCATGGTTCACGTAAAATATTTGGGATAGATCCCGACAACCTTTCGACATGTGGAGGAAGAGTCGAGGTAGAGATCGCATTATGGGTAGGAAGCAAAAGTAAAAGTCTTGGAATGCAAATATCCAGCTGAAGAGTACACACCATAAGATGACATATATAAATGAAACAAGATTTGATGCAATGTTACCTATGCTTGCTGACATCTTCGATTCCATCGCATAAATATGAACTAATTAAGTTGTGTGGATGCTTGATCAATTTGCGTCGCATGACGTGCCCTTTTATATAGGAACTTAATGTTAGAAAGATGGGagaaatttcttgaaaattttaaaaagctTTCTTGTCGAGAGTGACTTGTTTGGCATTAATTTGAGGAGACTGGCTTACAAAATACTCCGAAGACTGGCATCCTATGATTCATAATGCTTCCAACTAGCTAGGACATGTAATTAAAAAAACACACATTTCGAACTTGTTGAAAGTGGGTGAAAACTTACattattttcttaaataagctgtgaattaaattaacttatacTTTGCAATTGCTAGCCAGTAAGGACACGTCCATAGAAATTATGCCATGTAATTTGATCTACTTATAAGTACGCGTCTAAAAGATCATTCATCTATGATTGAATGTTCAGTTTctttatcaaaagttatagctggtggtaacaGTAAAATTCGAATTTTTATATACTGTATAGCAGTTCAAACACCCGTATCACATTTAGATTATATCACATTTAGATCATTCAGGATAATTTCAATTTTTGGTACAACTTATCAAATACAAATGACAAGGCCTTAAAATATGTTTAGATTTCATTGAAATATACAAACTACACTTGCGAATAAAGAAAAGTTCCATGGGGACAAAATCAAGATTTTTTAAAGGGAAAACGATCAATAAATCCTCGACAGCAAACTCAGTCCTTGTGTCAACATTTATTTCTTTGTTTGAGCTCCTTGATTCTGGAAAAAATACGAATTTGccctcaatttttttttgaatccCGATAATAGCatttatgataatattttaataatcaataataaGGAAGAATATTGTGAATGAGTTATTTTCCCCCGCTCAAACAACTTCATCTTGGACAAGAGAAAATATTGATCTTCCGTGACAAGCTTGGTAATACAGATACTATCACCCATAATGAAGGCGAAAAAAATCTTTCAAAGCGAAGGAAGTGGCAGGTGCTACTAAGGATTCGAAATCGCCGAAGGTGAAGAAGGACAATAGATAAAAAATGTTCGATTTTTCAGCGAAATCTGTATTCCATTTTATAAATCGACCAAAATGTGTTTTTCACAAGTAGCTAAGAATTTTAGAGTTTTATTGTTGATTTGTTGTCCCTATTTTGAAATATCGATCGTGTTCGTTTTGTCTCAATATTTTAAGGTTTTGGTGTCAATTGTGTTGCTACTTTTCTTATTTAcatattttgtttgttttacTTGGCTATGTTTTCGAAATTTTTAAATGAGGATtcttaaattcataattttttgttATAATTCTCGAGTTTAGTTTGTGTATCTCCAATTTCTATAGTTTTATTCTTTAATTTGATAAGAAGCTAATTAGTAATTTTTCTATtagaatatatatgtattcgaAATGTTTCAATAATATTTGTAAGttcataattttttcccgtggtTGTCATTTGTTTGTTTATTCCCAATTTTTAGGTTGTTGTTCTTGAATTTGTTATGTGGTTTATGTTCATAAGCTTGTCCGCTTCAgtgaaataataattattttgaaatgcTTGGATAACTATCATGTTCTTTTGCCCAtaatttgttttgtttattgAAATTGTCATGAAATTGCTTGTTAAAGTATTTATTTCGTGGTTGCATTAGATCAAGTTTTCAAAACGCATATGTGAGCATCTTAAAGCTCGTGATTTTGATATAGTGCTCGTTGTCATTGTATTGTTctgaaatttgattattttgttCTTGTTAATGTATATACGATACTGTGATAATGTTAATCTTTTTATAtgttttcaaatgttagtaATGGCTGTTGATGATGAAATAATTGATGCTGTTGAGTTGATGAATAGTGAGAATATAATTTTTTCATGGTGCTCTCTTTCCTATTGTGAAAAAGTGATGTCATATTTGAAGCCCATTTGATGGAACGATTCGGGCATCTACGaggatgcttcaaacacaatattctcaatgagctgcaatagctcatgttctaagaatgtatacaccgatgaattagatcaagtttggtttcaaaccaagcgtaaaacactcgaaataatcattcgttaagaaaaactGAGAGAATTTAGTTATTAAAGACTAGTGTAAACTGATCGACTGGAATACGGGGAATCAGTTCTAGCTTCTATCACTTCAGCtatggacagaactgaactgatatcagctgaactgatcaaatcagtttaaaacacaTTTAAACAGTttatacacaagatatgtttaaggatgttcggagacttcaactgctcctacgttaccccttctaccacctcaggtatgatccactagaagacttttatTGTTCCTCTAGTGTgagagctaccacttctatggTCATAAAGTTATTAAGTCACTAAGtgtgaagaaaaataaaaaatgtttttttggaATTGTGGGTGTTGTCGGAAGATGTTACCAATATTTATGAAAA from Primulina tabacum isolate GXHZ01 chromosome 3, ASM2559414v2, whole genome shotgun sequence encodes:
- the LOC142538558 gene encoding putative calcium-binding protein CML46 codes for the protein MSKGCRDLSQIFYVNHDILTTESCFEQTIVAHVDAPTSVNFEDVEIIFEKLGLDSGARKGNKRNKMIRQGSNIEVGSVFDKVQPCLDEVREAFNIFDANNDGFIDANELEKVINSMGFMRFSREDYQRMIMAFDCNGDGKIDFEEFVKLMQDSSY